GCGGAGAGAGCGTGCTGAAGCTGGGCCCCATGCACATCGACCTGCCCACGCGACGGGTCAGTGTGGACGGTTCGGTTGTCCAACTGACCCGCAAGGAGTTCGACCTCCTCGCCCTGCTGGCCCAGCGCCCCGGGGTGGTTTTCCGGCGCGAGCAGATCATCAGCGAGGTATGGCGAACCAGCTGGGAGGGGACCGGGCGCACCTTGGAGGTGCATGTCGCGTCCCTGCGCGCCAAGCTGCGCATGCCGGCCCTGATCGAGACCGTGCGCGGCGTCGGCTACCGGCTCGTCGCCCCCACCCCGTAGCGGGCAAGGGTGCGCACTCGTCTCCTCCCGCTGCTCATCGTCCTGATGGCGGCCGTACTGCTCGCCCTCGGCTTCCCGCTCGCCGTCAGCGTGGCCGGAGCCCAGCAGCAGAAGGTGGTCGTCGACCGGATCGACGACACGGCACGCTTCGCCGCCCTCGCCCAGTTCGTCACCGACACGCCCAGCGGGCGGACCGGCACCACGGTCGTCGACGAACGCCAGGAGGTCCTCAAGCGCGAGCTGCTCAGCTACTACGAGGTCTACGGCATTCGTGCCGGTGTCTTCTACCGCAACGGCACCCCCATGGCCAGTGCGCCGACTAGTTGGGACCAGCCGGAAAAGGGCGAGGTACGTGATGCCTTCGGTGAGGCGCTGCTCAGCCGCCGCAGCCACGACCCGCGGCAGGTGTGGCCCTGGCAGCGCAACCGGCTGGTCGTCGCGTCCCCGGTGATCAGGGACGGTGACGTCGTCGCCGTCGTCGTCACCGACTCGCCCACCGGGCAGATGCGTTCGCGGATCCTGCACGGCTGGCTGATCATCGCCGCGGGCGAGAGCGCCGCGATGCTGCTGGCGGTCGGCGCGGCGCTCCGACTGACCGGCTGGGTGCTCCGGCCCGTACGGGTCCTGGACGCCACCACCCACGCCATTGCGAGCGGCAGCCTGAAGTCCCGGGTCGCGGCGGCGGGCGGGCCGCCGGAACTCCGCAGGCTGGCCCGGTCGTTCAACGAGATGGCGGACAACGTCGAGGGCGTCCTGGAGCAGCAGCGCGCCTTCGTCGCCGACGCCTCCCACCAGCTGCGCAACCCCCTCGCGGCGCTGCTGCTGCGTATCGAGCTCCTCGCCTTCGAGATGCCCGAGGGCAATCAGGAGATCGCCTCCGTACAGACCGAGGGCAAGCGGCTGGCCCAGGTCCTGGACGACCTGCTCGACCTCGCCCTGGCCGAGCACGCCGAGGCGGACCTCAGGCTCACCGACATCGGCGGGCTGGCCGCCGAGCGCGTCGCGGCCTGGTCGCCGACCGCCGAGGCCAAGGGTGTACGGCTGGTGGGGGACTGCCCGCCCACCACGGCCTGGGTCGACCCCGTCGCCCTGTCCAGCGCGCTGGACGCGGTGATCGACAACGCGGTGAAGTTCACGCCGAAGGACGAGCGGGTGGAGGTGACCGTCACGGCCAACGGCGACACCGCGACCGTCGTCGTCACCGACAACGGCCCCGGCCTCACCGACGAGGAGCTGGCCCGCATCGGCGACCGCTTCTGGCGCAGTGGCCGCCACCAGAACATCAAGGGCTCCGGCCTCGGCCTGTCCATCACGCGTGCGCTGCTGGCGGCGGCAGGCGGCTCGATCTCGTTCGGCCATCACGAGCCGCGGGGACTGACGGCGACGGTGACGGTGCCGAGGTCGGAGCCGGTGTCCTGAGCGGGCCCGGGGTAGTCCGCTGCGGTTCGGCAGCGCCCCGAACGGGCGCGGGGCTGTATCCATATGCGGCTCCGCCGCGTGGGCGCGACCAGCCACGACGGTGCCACAGGCGACCGACGGCACAGCGCGGCACCGCCCGGCGGAGCGCTTGGTGGCCCTCACACCCCACGGCTCGACCGACAGCCGGCCCTACGGCTTGACGGACCGGTAGTAGCGCCGCGCGCCCTCGTGCAGCGCCAGCGGGTCCGTGTAGATCGCGGTGCGTACGTCGACCAGCTGGGCCGAGTGGACGTGGTTCCCGATGCCATCGCGGCTGTTGATCACGGTACGGGTCAGCCAGTCGGTGAGCCGGGGATCCATGTCGGCCCGGGTGATCAGCAGGTTGGACACGGCCATCGTCGGCACGGCGTTGCCCTTCTGGATGCTGGGATAGGCCGACTCCGGCATCTCGGTGGCGCGGTAGTACCGGGTGGCACCGCCCTTGGCATGCACCTTGGCGACAAGATCGGCGTCGATCGGCACGAACCGGTAGGCCAGGCTGTCGGCAAGATTCAGCAGGCCCTCCGTCGGCAGCCCGCCTGACCAGAAGAACGCGTCGATCTCGCCCTTCTCGAGCCGGGCGGGCCCGGTGTCGATGCCGTCGGACAGCGGCGTGATGCCCTTCTCCGGGTCGATGCCGGCCGCCTCGAGCACCCGGTTGGAGATCAGCCGTACGCCCGAGTGAGCCGGCCCTATGGCCACCCGCTTGCCCCGCAGATCCGCCACCGAGTCGATGCCCGCGCCCGGCCGGACGACGAGCTGCACATAGTCGTCGTACAACCGCGCAACACCGCGCAGCCGGTCGGCGCCGGGCCTGCCGGCCAGCTCGTACGTCTCCACGGCGTCGGCCGCCGCGATCGTGAAGTCCGCCTTCCCGGTCGCCACGCGCGCGACGTTCTCCTGCGAGCCGTCGCTGGTCGTGAGCCGCACGTTCAGGTTCGGCATGTCCTTGTCCAACTCGGTGCGCAGCAGCTCGCCGTACTTCTGATAGACGCCCGCCGGCGTCCCGGTGCTGAACGTGATCGTCCCCCCGGGCGGATCCTCCCCGAGCGGCAGCAGCCACCACAGGAGCAGCCCGAACACGACAAACCCGGCAGCCGCGCCCTGCAGGGCCCGGCGCCTGCCGATACGGGGGAAGACCTGGGACATGCGGGCGATCCTGCCAGCACGAATGCGGTGCTGACCAGGGCCGGGGTCACAGGCCGGCGACGGCGCCGCCCCGAGGGACTGTCAGTGGCGGTGGCTGGAGTTCCCTGCATGAGCTCTTCGCCCGCCGACCTGGTCCGTGCCTTCCATCGCGCCGTCGGGCTGGACGTCCGCAGTAACCCGACCGAGGTGTCTGCCGAACTGGCGGCGCATCGGGGCGAGTTGCTCGCGGAGGAGGCCGCGGAGGTCGCCGAGGTCTCGGTCACCGGCCCGCTCGCGCACGAACTGGCGGACGTGGTCTACGTGGCGTACGGCACGGCGCTCGTCCATGGGATCGACCCCGACGCGGTGATCGCCGAGGTCCACCGCTCCAACATGAGCAAGCTGGGCCCCGAAGGCCGTGTCGCCCGCAGAGCGGACGGCAAGATCCTCAAGGGCGAGCACTACGAGGCGCCTGACGTGTCGGGGGTGCTGCGCCGCCAGGGCTGTCCGGCACCGTCTGACGGCCGGGGGCGCGCCGCTGTGCACGTCGGTGCTGCCCTACGGCGTGCCCCTCAGCACAGGTCACTGACGATGCCCCGCATGGACTGCCCCCTTGTAGCGGCCGCTGACAGCAACTCCCCGTCCATCCGCCCACCGGCGCCGCGCCGCCGCGGCCCCTACGAACCCCCGGCCCCGACGCCTCAGTGACCCTTCGCTGAGTCCATGGCGTCCGCCGAAGCGGTCACCCCCGGCGACTCCGTCGCCGTAGGCGGACTCTCCGGCGCGTCCCGGCGCTCGCCCCCACGGCCGCCCCACCACATAGCCACCGGTTCGGTGTAACGCGCGGTCAGCGGGCCGAGGACGACCAGGATCAGGACGTACGCCGTCGCCAGTGGGCCCAGGGACGGCTCGATGCCCGCGCTGACCGCCAGGCCGGCGATGACGATCGAGAACTCGCCGCGGGCCACCAGGGCGCCGCCCGCGCGCCAGCGGCCCTTGACGGAGATGCCGGCGCGCCGGGCTGCCCAGTAGCCGGTGGCGATCTTCGTCGCGGCGGTGACGACGGCGAGCGCGAGGGCGGGGAGCAGGACGGGCGGGATGCTGGCGGGGTCCGTATGCAGCCCGAAGAAGACGAAGAACACGGCGGCGAACAGGTCACGCAACGGACTCAGCAGGGTGTGCGCGCCCTCCGCGACCTCCCCGGACAGCGCGATGCCGACCAGGAACGCGCCCACGGCCGCGGAGACCTGGAGCTGCTGCGCCACGCCCGCGACCAGGATCGTCAGCCCGAGAACCACCAGCAGGAGCTTCTCCGGGTCGTCGCTCGACACGAACCGGGAGATCACCCGCCCGTACCGCACGGCCACGAACAGCACCAGCCCCGCCGCGCCCAGCGCGATCGCCAGCGTCACGCTGCCCGCCAGCAGTCCGGCCCCGGCCACCAGCGCCGTGACGATCGGCAGGTACACCGCCATCGCCAGGTCCTCCAGCACCAGCACGCTGAGGATCACCGGGGTCTCGCGGTTGCCGACCCGGCCCAGGTCGCCGAGCACCTTCGCGATCACCCCGGACGACGAGATCCAGGTGACGCCGGCCAGTACGACAGCGGCCACCGGCCCCCAGCCCAGCAGCAGTGCGGCCAGGGCACCCGGCACGGCGTTCAGGGCGCCATCGACCAGCCCCGCCGGGTAGTGGGACTTGAGGTTGGTGACCAGATCGCCGGCCGTGTACTCCAGGCCGAGCATCAACAGCAGCAGGATGACGCCGATCTCGGCACCGATGGCGATGAACTCCTCGCTCGCGCCCAGCGGCAGCAGCCCGCCCTCGCCGAAGGCGAGCCCGGCGAGCAGGTACAGCGGGATGGGCGAGAGCCGGAAGCGGGCGGCGAACCGGCCGAGCAGGCCGAGGCCGAGGATGATGGAACCGAACTCGATGAGCAGGACCGCGGAATGCACCCGTTCACTCCCGCCCGAGTATCGCCGCGGCCGCGTCGACGCCCTCGCGGGTGCCGACGACGATGAGCGTGTCACCGCCCACGAGCCGGAAGTCCGGTGCCGGGGACGGAATCGCCTCGGCCCGCCGCAGCACCGCCACCACGGACGCGCCCGTCTCGGTCCGTATCCGGGTGTCGCCCAGCACCCGCCCGTTCCAGCGTGAGGTGGCGACCACCTCGACCCGCTCGGCGACCAGCCCCAGGTCCGAGGTGTACAGCAGGCTCGCACTGTGGTGGGACGGCTTGAGCGCATCGATCAGCGAGCCCGCCTCGGCGCCGGTCAGCCGTAGCGACTGGGCGCAGGAGTCGGGGTCGTCGGCCCGGTACACGCTCACTGTGCGGGCGCCGTCGCGGTGTGCCACCACGGACAGATGGCGGTTCTCGCGCGTCATCAGGTCGTACTGGACCCCGATGCCCGGTAGCGGCGTGGCCCTCAGGCGTGGAGCGGACACGTTTCTTCTCTTTCTCTCGTCCCGGTGCCGGCCGGCTTGATCGGTTTCAGGCCGACGCGGCCATGCTGTCACTCCCGCATACGGTGGCGACATGGGTGCTGTGACGGATATACGTGGCCGCGGGCGATCGGCGAGTCTGGTACGGGCGCAGAAGTGCCGACTGATCGGACGGAGCGGAGCCGGGAACGTGTCGCTGTTCTGGCGGATCTTCTCGCTCAACGCCGCGGGCCTGATCGTGGCCGCCGCGCTGCTGTTGGGCCCGGTCACCGTCTCGACCCCCGTCCAGCCCGCGGAGGCGCTCGTCGTCGCCGCCGGACTTGCCGTGCTGCTGGCCGCCAATGCCGTCGTCCTGCGCGTCGGACTGGCCCCGCTCCAGCGGCTGGGCCGGGCCATGGCCACCGCCGACCTGCTGCGCCCGGGCGCCCGTGCGGTGGTCGCCGGTCCGGCGGAGACTGCCGAGCTCATCACGACGTACAACACGATGCTCGACCGTCTGGAGGCCGAGCGCGCCGCCGGTGCCGCCCGTGCGCTGTCCGCGCAGGAACGTGAACGCCACCGCATCGCCCGCGAGCTCCATGACGAGGTCGGCCAGACCCTGACCGCCGTCCTCCTCCAGCTCAAGCGCGTCGCCGACCGCGCCCCCGTTGACCTGCGCGCGGAGGTCGGCCAGGCCCAGGAGGCCACCCGCGCCGGCCTCGACGAGATCCGCCGCATAGCCCGCCGGCTGCGCCCGGGCGTCCTGGAGGAGCTGGGCCTGTCCAGCGCCCTGCGCTCGCTGGCGACGGAGTTCACCGCGCACGGTCTCGCGGTGCGCCACCGCATTCCCGGCGACCTGCCCGCGCTGCCCGAGGAGGCGGAACTCGTCGTCTACCGGGTCGCCCAGGAGGCCCTCACCAACACCGCCCGGCACGCCGGAGCCGATCGCGCCGAGATCCGGTTCCGGCGGATCGAGGACGGCGTCGAGCTCGTCGTGGGCGACAATGGCAAGGGCGTCGGTACGGCGGCGGAGGGCGCCGGGATCGGTGGCATGCGTGAGCGGGCGCTGCTGATCGGCGCGGAACTCGCCGTGCGGCCGGGGCCCGAGGGCCGGGGGACGGACGTACGCCTGTGCATACCGGCCGGAGGCCGCTGATGTCCGCATCGGAACACGGCATCCCCGCATCGGACGACCGCGTCCGCGTCCTGCTCGCCGACGACCACACGCTCGTACGCCGTGGTGTGCGGCTGATCCTCGACGGCGAGGACGACCTGACGGTCGTCGCGGAGGCCGGCGACGGCGCCGAGGCGGTCGCGCGGGCCCGTGACACCGAGGTGGATCTCGCCGTCCTGGACATCGCCATGCCCCGGATGACCGGCCTGCAGGCGGCCCGCGAACTCTCGCACCGGATGCCGGGGCTGCGGATCCTCATCCTCACGATGTACGACAGCGAGCAGTACTTCTTCGAGGCACTCAAGGCGGGGGCCAGCGGCTATGTCCTGAAGTCCGTCGCCGACCGAGACCTGGTCGAGGCGTGCCGGGCGGCGATGCGCGACGAGCCGTTCGTCTGTCCGGGCGCCGAGCGGGCCCTCGTTCGCTCCTACCTGGACCGCCTGCACCGGGGCGACGACCTGCCCGCGCGAGCCGTCACCGACCGCGAGGAGGAGATCCTGAAGCTGGTCGCCGAGGGGCACACCTCCAAGGAGATCGGCGAACTCCTCTTCATCAGCGCGAAGACGGTCGAACGGCACCGGGCCAATCTGCTGCAGAAGCTGGGCATGCGAGATCGCCTGGAGCTGACTCGGTATGCGATACGGGCAGGGCTCATCGAGCCGTGAGGCCCAGGTATGGACTAAGTCCGGGCGGCGCGTCATCATGCCGTGTTCACCGGCCGGGTGGGGTCGGCTCGGACGCCGGACGTGCTGTACCGCCGGAAGGTGAGCTGAGCAGCGGCAGCGGGTCGAAGGCGTGGTGCTGCCAGAGGAGGCGTGAGGTCTCCTCCGGGTAGCGGGTTACGGTCGGCCGGACGTCGTAGAGCTGCACCAGGCGCTGTTCCGTGTCGTACGCGGGCCAGCCCGGATCGCCTTCGACGGCGAACCGCGTCCACGCCGCGCGCATGCCTGCGGACAGCGCTTCTGCTTCGGGGGACGGGCCGTCGCCGAGCAGCACGGCGGGCCGGCCGCGGTCCAGGTTCCCGAAGACGAGCGGTACGTCGAGGCCGTGGCAGGCGCCGAGGACGCCGCCTATGCCCGGGGTGGGCCAGGTCAGCTCGTAGACGTACGCCCGGCCGTCGGCGGCGTGCTGCTCGTGGGCGAGGCGGAGGCTCGGCATGCGGAACAGCCAGTCCGAAAGGACCAGTTCGTGCAATGCGTCGGGGCCTGCGTCGGGGAAGCCGTCGCGGAAGCGGCGTGCGCCGTCCGGACCCGGGGCGAGGATGCGCAGCGCCCCCTCGGCCTGCTCCTCCGTGACCTGACCGAGCGTCCCGTCGAGCAGGCTGAGCAAACGCTGCTCTTCGCGCGCGTGCCCGACGAGGAGGTCGATGCCCCGGCCCGCGCCGTCGGCCAGTGCCTGCCAGGGCGTCATGGGCAGGACGTCACCGTCGACGACGGGCGCGTACATGATCGACCGGTACGCGGCCCGGCCCCACCGCTCGACCGACGCGGGCATCCGGGCGGTGACCGCGTCTCCGGCGGCGGCCAGCAACTGCGGGTCCACGGTGGACAGCTCGGCCACCGTGGGACGCAGGCCCAGCTCGGACGCGCATACGGTGGCGATGTCGGCGGCGAGTTCCGGCGAGAAGAACGTGCCCTGCACGCTCTGCGCGACCGCCCTCCGGAAGAGCCCGGCGGCACGCGGTATCGCCAGCAGCGCGGCGACGGAACCGGCGCCCGCCGACTGGCCGAAGACGGTGACGCGGTCGGGGTCGCCGCCGAAGCCCCGGATGTTGTCGCGCACCCACTCCAGGGCCGCGACCTGGTCGAGCAGGCCGCGGTTGGCAGGCGCCCCCTCGATCTGCGTGAAACCCTCCACGCCGACTCGGTAGTTGAAGGTCACCACGACGACGTCCTCGGCGAGACGAGCACCGTCGTACTCGGGAAGGCCGGACGTGCCGAACGTGTAGGCGCCGCCGTAGATCCACACCATCACCGCACGCCCCGCGCCGGGGTCAGGTTCGGGCGTCCAGACGTTGACCGTCAGCCAGTCGTCGCCCCGCGAGTCCGCCGCCGTCGCGTCCATGCCCTGCGGAGGCGGCGGCCCGAAGTCCAGGGCGGGCCGCACTCCGTCCCACCCGCGCACGGGCCGGGGTGCGGCGAATCGGAGGGCGCCGACCGGCGGTTCGGCGAAGGGAATGCCGCGGAAGACCGCCACATCGCCCTCCTGGATGCCGCGCAGCGTCCCGGCGGTCGTGCGTACCAGTACGGGCAGAGGTTCGGGTACGGGCTGAGGCTCGAGCGAGGCGAAGGCCATTTCCGGATCCTCCCGTCGTGCCACGCTGTGTGCCATTCATTTATGGCGGCCCAGGGCTGCGGCTCCCTGCCCTCAGTACTGGGGCCGAGGGTTCTGCCGGGACCGCCTACCCTTGAGGAATGACCAGCAGCAGCGACCGGAGCCAGGCAGTGGACGTGAAGACTTACGAAGTGCGCACCTACGGGTGCCAGATGAACGTCCACGACTCCGAGCGATTGTCCGGGCTGCTCGAAGAGGCCGGTTACGTGCGCGCCCCCGACGGCTCCGACGGCGACGCGGACGTCGTCGTCTTCAACACCTGCGCCGTCCGTGAGAACGCCGACAACAGGCTGTACGGCAACCTCGGCCGCCTCGCCCCGAGGAAGGCCTCGCGGCCCGGCATGCAGATCGCCGTCGGTGGCTGCCTGGCGCAGAAGGACCGCGACACGATCGTGAAGAAGGCGCCCTGGGTGGATGTCGTCTTCGGCACGCACAACATCGGCAAGCTTCCGGTCCTGCTGGAACGCGCGCGCGTGCAGGAAGAGGCGCAGGTCGAGATCGCCGAGTCGCTGGAGGCGTTCCCGTCGACGCTGCCGACCCGGCGCGAGAGCGCGTACGCGGCCTGGGTGTCGATCTCCGTCGGCTGCAACAACACCTGCACCTTCTGCATCGTCCCGGCCCTGCGCGGCAAGGAGAAGGACCGCCGGACCGGCGACATCCTCGCCGAGATCGAGGCCCTGGTCGCCGAGGGCGTCTGCGAGATCACGCTGCTCGGCCAGAACGTCAACGCGTACGGCTCCGACATCGGCGACCGCGAGGCCTTCAGCAAGCTGCTGCGGGCCTGCGGAAAGATCGAGGGCCTGGAGCGCGTCCGCTTCACCTCCCCGCACCCGCGCGACTTCACCGACGACGTCATCGCCGCCATGGCCGAGACGCCGAACGTGATGCCGCAGCTGCACATGCCGCTGCAGTCCGGCTCGGACACGGTCCTGAAGGCGATGCGCCGCTCCTACCGCCAGGAGCGCTACCTGGGGATCATCGAGAAGGTCCGCGCCGCCATCCCGCACGCCGCGATCACCACCGACATCATCGTGGGCTTCCCCGGCGAGACGGAGGAGGACTTCGAGCAGACGCTGCACGTCGTCCGCGAGGCCCGCTTCGCGCAAGCGTTTACGTTCCAGTACTCCAAGCGGCCCGGCACGCCCGCGGCGACCATGGACAACCAGATCCCCAAGCAGGTCGTCCAGGCGCGCTACGAGCGTCTCGTCGCCCTCCAGGAGGAGATCTCCTGGGCGGAGAACAAGAAGCAGGTCGGCCGCACCCTGGAGCTGATGGTCGCCGAGGGCGAGGGCCGCAAGGACGGCGCCACCCACCGCCTCTCCGGCCGCGCCCCCGACAACC
This genomic window from Streptomyces sp. DG2A-72 contains:
- a CDS encoding HAMP domain-containing sensor histidine kinase, translating into MRTRLLPLLIVLMAAVLLALGFPLAVSVAGAQQQKVVVDRIDDTARFAALAQFVTDTPSGRTGTTVVDERQEVLKRELLSYYEVYGIRAGVFYRNGTPMASAPTSWDQPEKGEVRDAFGEALLSRRSHDPRQVWPWQRNRLVVASPVIRDGDVVAVVVTDSPTGQMRSRILHGWLIIAAGESAAMLLAVGAALRLTGWVLRPVRVLDATTHAIASGSLKSRVAAAGGPPELRRLARSFNEMADNVEGVLEQQRAFVADASHQLRNPLAALLLRIELLAFEMPEGNQEIASVQTEGKRLAQVLDDLLDLALAEHAEADLRLTDIGGLAAERVAAWSPTAEAKGVRLVGDCPPTTAWVDPVALSSALDAVIDNAVKFTPKDERVEVTVTANGDTATVVVTDNGPGLTDEELARIGDRFWRSGRHQNIKGSGLGLSITRALLAAAGGSISFGHHEPRGLTATVTVPRSEPVS
- a CDS encoding TAXI family TRAP transporter solute-binding subunit encodes the protein MSQVFPRIGRRRALQGAAAGFVVFGLLLWWLLPLGEDPPGGTITFSTGTPAGVYQKYGELLRTELDKDMPNLNVRLTTSDGSQENVARVATGKADFTIAAADAVETYELAGRPGADRLRGVARLYDDYVQLVVRPGAGIDSVADLRGKRVAIGPAHSGVRLISNRVLEAAGIDPEKGITPLSDGIDTGPARLEKGEIDAFFWSGGLPTEGLLNLADSLAYRFVPIDADLVAKVHAKGGATRYYRATEMPESAYPSIQKGNAVPTMAVSNLLITRADMDPRLTDWLTRTVINSRDGIGNHVHSAQLVDVRTAIYTDPLALHEGARRYYRSVKP
- a CDS encoding cation:proton antiporter; the protein is MHSAVLLIEFGSIILGLGLLGRFAARFRLSPIPLYLLAGLAFGEGGLLPLGASEEFIAIGAEIGVILLLLMLGLEYTAGDLVTNLKSHYPAGLVDGALNAVPGALAALLLGWGPVAAVVLAGVTWISSSGVIAKVLGDLGRVGNRETPVILSVLVLEDLAMAVYLPIVTALVAGAGLLAGSVTLAIALGAAGLVLFVAVRYGRVISRFVSSDDPEKLLLVVLGLTILVAGVAQQLQVSAAVGAFLVGIALSGEVAEGAHTLLSPLRDLFAAVFFVFFGLHTDPASIPPVLLPALALAVVTAATKIATGYWAARRAGISVKGRWRAGGALVARGEFSIVIAGLAVSAGIEPSLGPLATAYVLILVVLGPLTARYTEPVAMWWGGRGGERRDAPESPPTATESPGVTASADAMDSAKGH
- a CDS encoding cation:proton antiporter regulatory subunit, yielding MSAPRLRATPLPGIGVQYDLMTRENRHLSVVAHRDGARTVSVYRADDPDSCAQSLRLTGAEAGSLIDALKPSHHSASLLYTSDLGLVAERVEVVATSRWNGRVLGDTRIRTETGASVVAVLRRAEAIPSPAPDFRLVGGDTLIVVGTREGVDAAAAILGRE
- a CDS encoding sensor histidine kinase, with the translated sequence MSLFWRIFSLNAAGLIVAAALLLGPVTVSTPVQPAEALVVAAGLAVLLAANAVVLRVGLAPLQRLGRAMATADLLRPGARAVVAGPAETAELITTYNTMLDRLEAERAAGAARALSAQERERHRIARELHDEVGQTLTAVLLQLKRVADRAPVDLRAEVGQAQEATRAGLDEIRRIARRLRPGVLEELGLSSALRSLATEFTAHGLAVRHRIPGDLPALPEEAELVVYRVAQEALTNTARHAGADRAEIRFRRIEDGVELVVGDNGKGVGTAAEGAGIGGMRERALLIGAELAVRPGPEGRGTDVRLCIPAGGR
- a CDS encoding response regulator transcription factor, whose amino-acid sequence is MSASEHGIPASDDRVRVLLADDHTLVRRGVRLILDGEDDLTVVAEAGDGAEAVARARDTEVDLAVLDIAMPRMTGLQAARELSHRMPGLRILILTMYDSEQYFFEALKAGASGYVLKSVADRDLVEACRAAMRDEPFVCPGAERALVRSYLDRLHRGDDLPARAVTDREEEILKLVAEGHTSKEIGELLFISAKTVERHRANLLQKLGMRDRLELTRYAIRAGLIEP
- a CDS encoding carboxylesterase/lipase family protein yields the protein MAFASLEPQPVPEPLPVLVRTTAGTLRGIQEGDVAVFRGIPFAEPPVGALRFAAPRPVRGWDGVRPALDFGPPPPQGMDATAADSRGDDWLTVNVWTPEPDPGAGRAVMVWIYGGAYTFGTSGLPEYDGARLAEDVVVVTFNYRVGVEGFTQIEGAPANRGLLDQVAALEWVRDNIRGFGGDPDRVTVFGQSAGAGSVAALLAIPRAAGLFRRAVAQSVQGTFFSPELAADIATVCASELGLRPTVAELSTVDPQLLAAAGDAVTARMPASVERWGRAAYRSIMYAPVVDGDVLPMTPWQALADGAGRGIDLLVGHAREEQRLLSLLDGTLGQVTEEQAEGALRILAPGPDGARRFRDGFPDAGPDALHELVLSDWLFRMPSLRLAHEQHAADGRAYVYELTWPTPGIGGVLGACHGLDVPLVFGNLDRGRPAVLLGDGPSPEAEALSAGMRAAWTRFAVEGDPGWPAYDTEQRLVQLYDVRPTVTRYPEETSRLLWQHHAFDPLPLLSSPSGGTARPASEPTPPGR
- the miaB gene encoding tRNA (N6-isopentenyl adenosine(37)-C2)-methylthiotransferase MiaB, whose translation is MTSSSDRSQAVDVKTYEVRTYGCQMNVHDSERLSGLLEEAGYVRAPDGSDGDADVVVFNTCAVRENADNRLYGNLGRLAPRKASRPGMQIAVGGCLAQKDRDTIVKKAPWVDVVFGTHNIGKLPVLLERARVQEEAQVEIAESLEAFPSTLPTRRESAYAAWVSISVGCNNTCTFCIVPALRGKEKDRRTGDILAEIEALVAEGVCEITLLGQNVNAYGSDIGDREAFSKLLRACGKIEGLERVRFTSPHPRDFTDDVIAAMAETPNVMPQLHMPLQSGSDTVLKAMRRSYRQERYLGIIEKVRAAIPHAAITTDIIVGFPGETEEDFEQTLHVVREARFAQAFTFQYSKRPGTPAATMDNQIPKQVVQARYERLVALQEEISWAENKKQVGRTLELMVAEGEGRKDGATHRLSGRAPDNRLVHFTKPDQDVRPGDVVTVEITYAAPHHLLAEGAVLDVRPTRAGDAWEKRNAAEAAEPAGVMLGLPKIGVPEPLPVATGSGCGCD